The region GGCCTGGGGCAACTGAACATAGAAAAACATTTGGGTTCGTGTCAGGCCATAGGCCTTGGCCGCCTCAATCTGCCCGTGGGGCACGGCGACAAATCCGCCGCGAAACACCTCGGAGGCATAGGCCGCGAACACGATGGAGAGTGCAAACACCCCCCCGGCAAAAGGGCTGATCTCAAATGCCGCATCAAACTGGTTGTTGATCAGATTGGACAGTCCAAAATAACAAATCAGAATGATCAAAAACTCAGGAATGCCGCGCAACAGGCTGGTGAAGTGCGACACCGTCCAGCGCAGATACACGTTGCTGGAGAGTTTGCAGGCCGCAAACGCCAACCCCAACAGCAAACCAAAAAACAGCGAGGTAAACGCCAGCTGCAACGTGACCGCAGCCCCCAGCAGAAGCTGCCCAAAATAGCTAAAAAGAATTTCCATGTGCAAAAGCTGGGGGCTGATCTCTCAATTACTTGGCGGCGTTCGGCGCAATCGTGAACGGGAACACTTTCTTGTTTTCTGCGGCAAAGGTGCCGTCGGTCAATACGGTTTTGATGGCTTTGTTGAAGCTGGCCTTCAGCGGGTCACCCTTGCGGATGGCGATGCCCGTGCCTTCGCCAAAGATCGCGTTGTCAACCAGTGGTTTGCCCGCATAGTCAAAACCCTTGCTCTTGCCGGTTTTGACGATCCAGTCGTACGCCACGGTGGTGTCTGCCAGCACCGCATTCACACGGCCTGATTCCAGATCCAGCCAGGCTTGATCCATCGACTGGTAGATCTTCATGTCAATACCGGACTTGGATTTTGGCAAGCGGGTGTTCATGTAGGACTCATGGGTGGTGCCGCTTTGCACACCGACGACTTTCCCTTTCAGGGTGGCCGGGTTTTCGGTGATGCCAGCGCCCACTTTGGTCACGTACTGAACCGGAGCCAGGGTGAACAGGTCGGTGAAGTCCACCACTTTTTTGCGCTCGTCGGTGATCGACATCTGGGCCAGCACGGCATCAATCTTCTTGGCTTTCAAGGCAGGGATCAGCGCGTCGAAATCCATGGTCACGTATTCGCACTTGACCTTCATGATCTTGCACATGGCGTTGCCGAGTTCAATTTCCATGCCTTGCAGCTTGCCGCTGGCATCCTTGTACTCAAAGGGTGCGTAATCGGTGATGGTGCCGATCTTGACGGTGGGCTCTGCGTAAGCATTGAAAGCCAACAACAGGCTGGCGGCGGCGATGGATTTGAGAAGAGAACGTTTCATTTTTTTCCTATAAAAAAGCCCACTACTTGGGGGACACACTTGACAAAAATTTCTGGAACCGGGCCGAGCGCTGGCTGGTGAACAGCTCGTCTGGCGGGCCTTCTTCTTCCACCTTGCCTTGGTGAAAAAACACCACCTTGCTGGCCACTTCGCGGGCAAAGCCCATTTCATGGGTCACCACCAGCATGGTGCGGCCTTCTTCGGCCAGGGCACGCATCACTTTGAGCACCTCGGTGACTAGTTCCGGGTCCAGTGCCGAGGTCGGCTCGTCAAACAGCATCACATCGGGCTCCACCGCCAGCGCACGGGCAATGGCCACACGCTGCTGCTGGCCACCCGACAACTGGTTGGGGTAGTAGTGCTGTTTTTCAGCCAAACCGACCTTTTCCAGGTAGGCAATGGCTTGCAGTTCGGCATCACGCTTGTCGATGCCCATCACCTTGACCGGCACAAACATCACGTTTTGCAACACCGTCATGTGTGCCCACAGGTTGAATTGCTGGAACACCATGGCCAGCTGACGGCGGATGCGGATGATTTGCTCGGGGTCTTCAGGTTTGAGGATGCCGTCCTTGCCCAGGCTCATCTTGATCAGCTCGCCGTTGACAAACACACGCCCGGCGTTGGGTGTTTCCAGCAAATTGATGCAGCGTAGAAAGGTGCTTTTTCCGGAGCCGCTGCTGCCCAGAATGGCGATCACGTCATGGTTTTTGGCCGTCAGACTGATGCCTTTGAGCACCTCGGTTTGCCCAAAGGACTTGTGCAGGTCTTCAACGACCAGCACCTCTTTGGCATGGCGGCGGGGTTCGGTACTACTCACTTAAGCATCTTTCTTTCACAAGGGACTGCCAGAGGGCAACGACAAATTCATTTGGGTTCAATTGAGGGGTAGGAAGTGTATCGGCAGATGATGTCGCGCCAACATGCAAAAACCATACCTTATGCCCAAACATCAGTTGACATCGCTCCCTAAAATCACCGCATGGACGCATCCCTTGACACGTTTGACCGCAAAATTCTGGCGCTGGTACAGCTGGACTGCCACCTCAATGCAGAGGTGATTGCCGAGCGAGTCGGCTTGTCGGCCTCTGCGGTGCAGCGCCGCTTGCGCCGCATGCGCAGCGAGAAGATCATCACAGCGGAGGTGGCTGTTGTTGACCAACAAACAGTGGGGCCGTTGATGACCTTTATCGCCGGTCTGGAGATTCGGGACAACTACGATGCCTTGCCACGCATCCGTCTTTGGGCCGCAGACCACCCTGAAATCCAGCAAATCTATTACGTCACCGGCCATGTGGATGTGATGATGATCATCACCGCGCCAAGCGTGAAAGCTTACGACATGATCATCGCCCGCATGATGGCCGAGAACCCGCACATCACCCGCATCACCACCAATGTGGTGCTGGACACCATCAAGCTGGGCTTGTTCGTTCCTGTGGAATAAGTGGCCATGGTGACACGCCTGAACGGGCAGAAATCACTCGACTACCGCCGCAGCATGGCGAAGGCCTCAAACTCCCAACTGCGCATGGCCAGCAGCAGGGTGTAGCCCTCGCGGTCTTTCTCGGCGAGTTTCTGGTCGGCCAGGTGTTGCTGGGCAAAGTCCTGCGCCACGCGCTGCATGCGCTCCATGAACGACGGGGCCAGGCTGCGGCTGACCGAGCCATGCACCAGCAGCAAGCCTTCACCCATGCCGTTGAAACCGCCCGAGAAGTAGTCCAGCAGCGCGTTGTCGCGAAAGTAGTTCATCACCGGGCCATGCGGCCGCCAGCGAAAGGCTTTGGCCAGCTTGAGCCGGTAACGGTTCAAGGGCCGCAGCTCAATGATGCCAATGCGATCAAGCTGCACCAGGTAGCCGGTGCATTCGGCCTCGGTCAGGCGGTAGGCGCTTGTGATTTGCTCCAGCGTCCACTGGCTCAGCACACAAATCGCCACCAGCAGCAGTTTTTTATCTGCCACCACGGCGCTTTCCTGCTCCTGGCTGAGCTGCGCCAGCAGCGGCTGCGCGTCGGCCACGCGGCGGGCCAGGTCGGCAAAGTCAAGTTTCAGGGCGCGGCAGATGGCATCAATGCGTGACAGCGGCATGTCGCCCTTGGCCAGCATACGTTTGACGCTGCTCTCGGCCATGTTCAGGCTTTGCGCCAGGTCGGCATAGGTCATGCGGGCGGCTTTGAGTTCTTTTTTCAGGGCGGTCACAAGGTCGGCGGTGGTACTCATGGGTATTGTCTGGTGATACTTTGCGGATTCATTATCTATACAGGTTCAGATATTTGCCAAATTTTTATCGTGACGTTTGCACACTGCAGGTGTTTTTAACCCACCGGAGTGTTTGTCATGAAAGCTTTATCCTCATCCGCTTTATCCCATCCTGCTTTGTCTCGGCCTGAACAGGTGCTGTTGGCTGCGTTGCTGGCGGCCCTGGCGTTGGCCGCTTGGGGCCCCAGCGTAGCCCAGCATGCGCAGTACCACGCTTTTGCCGACCAGCGTGGCTGGCACGGCCTGCCTTGCGCCATGGATGTGCTCACCAACCTCCCGTTTGCCGTGGTCGGCCTGTGGGGGCTGGTGCGGTTGTGGCAGGCCAGCTTGCAACGCAGCTTGAATGACCATTGGCAACTGGCTGCGGTGTTTTTTGGCGGCTTGCTAGTGACCGCTGCCGGTTCAAGCTACTACCACTGGCAGCCCGACAACCATGGCCTGGCCTGGGATCGGCTGGGTATGGTGGTGGCATTTGCCGGGCTGCTGGGCATGGCGGTGGCTGAGCGCATCAGCCTGCGTGCCGGTGTCGCAACGCTGGCGGCCACGTTGCTGGCCGGGCCGGTGGCGGTGCTGGTGTGGTATCAGACCGGCGACCTGTTGCCCTGGGTGGTGGTACAAGCCGGTGGCATGTTGCTGCTGCTGGCTTTGGCCCTGCGCCAACCTACGCCCGATGGCTGGGGTTTGTCACTGGCACCGGTGGTGGCGCTGTACACATTGGCCAAGTTGCTGGAGCTGGGCGACCACTCCGTGTTTGGCTGGACCGGTGGGCTGGTGTCGGGCCACAGTCTGAAGCATGTGGTAGCTGCGCTGGCAGCCTGGCCGGTCATCGCCGTCATGCACAATCACCCGCAATTCAGGCTGCATCAGGCGGCCAAGGTGTGGGCTTGAGCCCCTATTTCCCCATTCCAACCTTCAGGAAAGAAGCCATGTTGAATGCCGAAACCCAGGCGATTGCCGTCTCTACTGTGTCACCAGCGCACGCACAGCATCCCAATCAGTTTGCACTGCTCAAGCAGCGTCGCTTTGCCCCATTCTTCTGGACCCAGTTTGCCGGTGCGGCCAATGACAACCTGTTCAAGTTTGCCTTCACCGTGATGGTGACCTATCAGCTCAGCGTGGACTGGTTGCCCCCGGCCATGGCCGGCCTGGTGATTGGGGCGCTGTTCATTCTGCCGTTTTTGCTGTTCTCGGCCACCAGCGGCCAGCTGACCGACAAGTTCAATAAAACAGCCATGATCCGCCTGGTGAAAAACCTGGAAATTGTCATCATGGGGCTGGCCGCCTGGGGCTTCATGGCCGACAACGTGCTGGTGCTGCTGGGCTGCACTTTCCTCATGGGGTTGCACTCCACCTTGTTTGGCCCGGTGAAATTCGCCTACCTGCCGCAGGTGCTGGGTGAGCGTGAGCTGACCGGTGGCAACGGCATGGTCGAGATGGGCACGTTTGTGGCCATCTTGCTGGGCAATATCGCCGGTGGCCTGCTGGTGGCGATTCCTGAAGTGGGCCACCGTGACGTGGCCCTGACCTGTGTGCTGCTGGCCTTGCTTGGGCGTGGCGTGGCCCAGCTCATCCCCAGCGCCCCCGCCACCGACCCCGGTCTGGTGATCAACTGGAACCCGGTGAGTGAGACCTGGCGCAACCTGAAGCTGGCCCACGGCAACCTGGTGGTGTTCCGCTCGCTGCTGGGCATCAGTTGGATGTGGTTTTTTGGCGCGGTGTTTCTGAGCCAGTTCCCCAGCTTTGCCAAAGAAGTGTTGCACGGTAATGAGCAGGTGGCCTCCCTGCTGCTGGTGGTGTTTTCGATTGGCATCGGCACCGGTTCGCTCTTGTGTGAGGTGTTCAGCCGCCGCCATGTGGAAATTGGCCTGGTGCCGCTGGGCGCGATTGGCATGAGTGTGTTTGCGGTGGACTTGTACTTTGCCTCCCGCAGCCTGCCGCCCGTCGAGGTGATGGGCCTGGGCGCGTTTCTGGCGCAAAGTGCACACTGGCGGGTAATGGCCGACCTGCTACTCTTGAGTCTGTTTGCCGGCCTGTACAGCGTGCCCATGTACGCACTGATCCAGTTGCGCAGCCAGCCCACACACCGCGCCCGCATCATT is a window of Rhodoferax lithotrophicus DNA encoding:
- a CDS encoding ABC transporter permease; this translates as MEILFSYFGQLLLGAAVTLQLAFTSLFFGLLLGLAFAACKLSSNVYLRWTVSHFTSLLRGIPEFLIILICYFGLSNLINNQFDAAFEISPFAGGVFALSIVFAAYASEVFRGGFVAVPHGQIEAAKAYGLTRTQMFFYVQLPQAWRISLPSLSNMWQSLLKDTSLVSVVGLEDLLKKAGMAAQYSKQPFVFFMAVAGIYFLFLSLSNPVFAHLEKKANRGYHQPKA
- a CDS encoding transporter substrate-binding domain-containing protein — protein: MKRSLLKSIAAASLLLAFNAYAEPTVKIGTITDYAPFEYKDASGKLQGMEIELGNAMCKIMKVKCEYVTMDFDALIPALKAKKIDAVLAQMSITDERKKVVDFTDLFTLAPVQYVTKVGAGITENPATLKGKVVGVQSGTTHESYMNTRLPKSKSGIDMKIYQSMDQAWLDLESGRVNAVLADTTVAYDWIVKTGKSKGFDYAGKPLVDNAIFGEGTGIAIRKGDPLKASFNKAIKTVLTDGTFAAENKKVFPFTIAPNAAK
- a CDS encoding ABC transporter ATP-binding protein; protein product: MSSTEPRRHAKEVLVVEDLHKSFGQTEVLKGISLTAKNHDVIAILGSSGSGKSTFLRCINLLETPNAGRVFVNGELIKMSLGKDGILKPEDPEQIIRIRRQLAMVFQQFNLWAHMTVLQNVMFVPVKVMGIDKRDAELQAIAYLEKVGLAEKQHYYPNQLSGGQQQRVAIARALAVEPDVMLFDEPTSALDPELVTEVLKVMRALAEEGRTMLVVTHEMGFAREVASKVVFFHQGKVEEEGPPDELFTSQRSARFQKFLSSVSPK
- a CDS encoding Lrp/AsnC family transcriptional regulator, which translates into the protein MDASLDTFDRKILALVQLDCHLNAEVIAERVGLSASAVQRRLRRMRSEKIITAEVAVVDQQTVGPLMTFIAGLEIRDNYDALPRIRLWAADHPEIQQIYYVTGHVDVMMIITAPSVKAYDMIIARMMAENPHITRITTNVVLDTIKLGLFVPVE
- a CDS encoding helix-turn-helix domain-containing protein; translated protein: MSTTADLVTALKKELKAARMTYADLAQSLNMAESSVKRMLAKGDMPLSRIDAICRALKLDFADLARRVADAQPLLAQLSQEQESAVVADKKLLLVAICVLSQWTLEQITSAYRLTEAECTGYLVQLDRIGIIELRPLNRYRLKLAKAFRWRPHGPVMNYFRDNALLDYFSGGFNGMGEGLLLVHGSVSRSLAPSFMERMQRVAQDFAQQHLADQKLAEKDREGYTLLLAMRSWEFEAFAMLRR
- a CDS encoding MFS transporter, translating into MLNAETQAIAVSTVSPAHAQHPNQFALLKQRRFAPFFWTQFAGAANDNLFKFAFTVMVTYQLSVDWLPPAMAGLVIGALFILPFLLFSATSGQLTDKFNKTAMIRLVKNLEIVIMGLAAWGFMADNVLVLLGCTFLMGLHSTLFGPVKFAYLPQVLGERELTGGNGMVEMGTFVAILLGNIAGGLLVAIPEVGHRDVALTCVLLALLGRGVAQLIPSAPATDPGLVINWNPVSETWRNLKLAHGNLVVFRSLLGISWMWFFGAVFLSQFPSFAKEVLHGNEQVASLLLVVFSIGIGTGSLLCEVFSRRHVEIGLVPLGAIGMSVFAVDLYFASRSLPPVEVMGLGAFLAQSAHWRVMADLLLLSLFAGLYSVPMYALIQLRSQPTHRARIIAANNILNALFMIGSSVIAGALIKSGFSIAQIFLFTGLANAVVAFYIFMLVPEYLLRFAAWVLSRLVYRFKVQGDEHIPSQGAAILACNHVSFVDAVLLMAASPRPIYFLMDHRIFQVPLLGWLFRLAKAIPIAPRAEDPVAYEAAFEAAAKVLQEGDLLAIFPEGGITKDGTLQEFKGGIMKILERTAEQGLSVPVVPMALTNLWGSYFSRVEKGAAMVHPFRRGVLNRVGLNVGAAMAAGEVQPGVLRARVAGLLGEGVAR